The Pygocentrus nattereri isolate fPygNat1 chromosome 12, fPygNat1.pri, whole genome shotgun sequence genome includes the window TGTATGCAGAAATAgagaaaatttaaaaagttaagaaacgttcaagcaccactgtatatcCAGAAGGCTTCAGGTTCTAACTCATTTTCATACAAGTCCTTATGTTTCTGACAAATTCCTCAAATTTTTATACCACTAATGctcaatattttacattttgtatgttttaatcCTCTACACCAAAACAACCACTGCCAGCAAGATCAAGTTCAACTCTGGAACCAACAACCTACAGGAACACATCTGTAGGGCAAACAGCATTTACATTTGATGAACAATTCAGTAAGAACTCTTAATATTCATAATTCCCTTTAAAATTGTGTAGAAATAGTATACATTAACATGAATAAATGCTTACTGCTATTACTGTTAAATGTTCTTGAGTAAGGTTGCAGTGTGCAACAGAAATCTCAAATATAAGATAACACCTACATGATTCCATGAACTTGGTTCACTTGAGTGTCAGAATTTGGCACAACACCTGTTCTCAAATGACTGACTATAGCATTCAGCTATACAATGTCAGCGTCCTAAAGCGCATTGAAAAGGCCCTTAATAAAAAGCTGGATTCCACTTGAGAGGGTTGACAAGAGttgagtatttttttattttaaaaacagataCATTTCCGGGGGCAGTTATCAGGATCCCCCTTATTAATTTCTCAAAAGCACTTAAATTGGATGAGCAAGAAAAGTTGATGTGCCTTAATAAGCACATCAAGAAAAACATGGCCTATATCCCACAATTGCCAGCAGCTCAGTTTGAGGTCACCCAGGACAAAATACACTGGACACCAGCATGTGCTAGGGTCATGCTAGAACATTGGGCCAAGCACTTAAACTGGGGAAGCCTTTGAACCCAAAACAGGGTCTACAGAGAGGTGGTGAGGTATTAAACCTTTCAAAATGCTTCATACCTACGGAAAGTCAGCTAAAACTTCTAAATAAAGGCTTAACATTTATCCCCACACCTAAAATAgatcaaaatatgaaaaaacaacaccacacacacacacacacacacacacacacacacaaaaaaaaaaaacccacacgaTACCGGTGACTATCGACTTTGAATGTTTCCAATGTTCAAGTGCTTCTCAAGTGCTAAACTGAAAAGGCAAAATCTATACAACAAACATGTCTGGGCTGATCGATTGGAActgctgtcagaggaaaactctacatttgattttttcacCCGTTTCTTTAAATGTGGCCCCATTTGAACTGTATGTTTCTAATGAATGTGATGACATCTTAGCTGAATGTTTTTTCTGTTCCTGCCTCTGGGTTTCATTTCCAGGTTTCGCCATCATCACTGCGTGTTTCTTTATAGCTCTAATACTGCTTGGAGGATTATTTATGATGaaatacagacagagacagcaCAAGACACATGCTGCGATCACTCGCTGTGTAGGTAAATGTTGCACTTTGTTCTACCGAAGATTAACTCCACTCTGAGACTAAAACTAAAGTCTGTTTACAGCAGACCGTTTGAAAAGAGCATCCGTCACTGATTGCTTCTCTTTTTCCACAGATTCTGCTTGTagaggccaaaaaacagtaagTGTTTTTGTAATACTGACTAAAACTTACATTTTCTCTGAAAACAAAcgtgtaataaaaaaaatagaatttatCTATGGACAGGACAGACTACTGTGTGTAAATATTAGGGGAATAGTTGAGCAGTTGTCGCAACTTGATTCTCAAACTGACATTGTGGTTTTGTGAAACTCTGTTCATGCTTGTGACcacacaagtaaaaaaaaaaaatttaaaagagaacaattattcacttttatttccatttaaCCCCTTTCTCAGCCAGTGCCACTGGCCAGCCCAAAGTTTTATGACACACTTTTACAACTAAGAATAGCTTAGGCTGTTTGCATTGAAgcccttgtagttactgaataactggacttagtatgtaataagtctgggattttaaggggttaatatacagggtgattcaaaaagattcatccaatttcaaaattatttttcacttgtaaatcattacagaacaatgcaataAACTGTAAATGCTTCAgttgagcataaagtttattttgtaattttacaagtgctcagtatgaacctcctccagctgtacggacaacatcaaGGCCaaagtcaaattcatcccatactcgattgagcatgtcggGCGTCGCTTTACTCAGAGCTCTGTACATCTGCCTTAGTCTCACCTCAATGTAAAGACCAGGTTTTGGAACCAAAGCATTATACTCAAATTTCCACACCCCCAAGAGAGTCATACAGAACAGAGTGAGACATTTGAATCCTGTTGTAAAAACCTTACTGTCATAAAACAACCAGAGCTGATCTAAACAAGTGCTCTATTCCTGTCCTTATAAAAGACAAGACGCACTGGAAGTATACTAAATAACAAAAGATGTAGGTGTCTGAATTGTTTGCCCTGTTTATCATTTGTTAGATCTGCTGTATGTCTCATGGATTTGTTTTACAGTTTGCTATGGGACTATGGAATGTTTCTGTATCATCTGGTAATTTGTACTCTGTGCTGCTTTGATTTCAGACAGGTGGCGATGATGAAAATGATCCACCTAgaccaaacaccaaacaatcaAATTCAGATCATCAGAGCCCAAACTCCAACATGAGCCAATCGGCCAGTCTATCAGGTTCAGACTACAAGAAACCAAACTCATACCCTAACCAATCACTTCCAGTCTACCAGAGTACAAAATTCAACAACCGATCAAATTCTGACACAAGCCAATCAGACTCAGACTATGAGAATCCAAACCCATACCCTAACCAATTAAATTCAGCTTCCCAgagccaatcagattcagtttaccAGAGTCCAAACTCTGACACaagccaatcagattcagacTATGAGGATCCAAACTCATTCCTTAGCCAATCACTTTCAGCCTACCAGAGCCCAAACTCCAACACCAagcaatcagattcagtctacaaAAGTCCAAACTCTGACACaagccaatcagattcagacTACGAGAATCCAAACCCATACCCTGGCCAATCACTTCCAGCCTACCAGAGTCCAAActccaacaccaaccaatcagattcagtctaccagagttTAGACCCTAAAACAAAGGACATAAATTCAGTCTACCACACTTTAGGTCCTAGACATATTATATTTAAGTAGGGCTGGCCCAAATAATTTGATTACCTGAGCACTCAGGTAATCAAATTTGTGACTCTGTCCttagtttatttactgaaagcATTGATTTCTTACACAATAATTTTAATCTTAAATAAATTTTACCAGCAGAGTCGCTAAAATAGAGAAATTGTTAATACATATGAAAAAATTATAGCTGGTTTAGTTTAAAATGCATCTTATCTTCAAGTTCATTTCAGGCATCTCACCTTGTCATAGAGCACCCCTTGTCATGGGGACACAGAAGCTAAAAGGTAAAGCATGTGTGCAACTGATGACAGATGTCTAGCACTGATTAAGAGACTAAAATGCTCCAAATATTAGCtttttgaaatatattattatttcattataatatattatatgcaCAAAAAGTGCTGCTGGGTCAGCCCTAGATTTCAATGATCAAACCTTTGgtgccaaaataaaacattctagCATGAatatgagaaaatgaaagaacttACATAGAACGATCACCTGTAGCATAATTAAGTGAATGTGCATTTCCGTTcttaattttacaaaaaaaaaaaaaaagactaatatAAATTTTTCCTCTGCATACTGTAAAAGTGTCaatatgttgtatatatttGCTGATTCATTGGTTAAACAGGCAGTTCAAACTCTGCTGTAGTATAGAATGTCACCTCTACTGcctaaaatgacatgaaaaccactcattttagatcatttcaTGAATGTTGATCAGCAGGTATGTCACTGCAAGAGTTTCAATTATGtgatttaatataaataaattacacaagACATTTTGATTTTGTATTGCAAACATTTGTTCTCTAATTAAATGTATAGCTCCACTGGCCGTATTTCTCTGACCAACACCAAGAATATTGTCTCATTCATCaataaaaccaataaaatagaacacaaaaatatatattacatgtatgtatatatatatatatatacacacacacacacacacacacacacacacacacacacacgcacagacgcGCACGCTAtaagctttccacaagagttaggagtgtgtttatgggaatttttgaccgttcttccagaagcgcatttgtgagttcagacactgatgttggacgagaaggcctggctcacagtctccactctaattcatcccaaaggtgttctatggggttgaggtcaggactctgtgcaggccagtcaagttcttccacaccacactggctcatccgtgtctttatggacctgctttttgcactggtgcgcagtcatgttggaacaggaagtccccaaactgttcccacaaagttgggagcatgaacttgtccaaagtctcttggtgctgaagcattaagagttcctttcactggaactaaggggctgagcccaactcctgaaaaacaaccccacaccataattgactaatctgaaggtcacatgaagtttggaggtctgtagtgattgactctgtagaaagttgctgacctctgcgcactatgcccctcagcatccgctgaccccgctctgtcattttacgtggccgaccacttcgtggctgagttgctgtcgttcccaatcgcttccactttgttataatcccactgacagttgactgtgaaatatttagtagtgaggaaatttcatgactggacttgctgcacaggtggcgtccgatcacggtaccacgctggaattcactgagctcctgagaccgacccattctttcactaatgtctgtagatgcagtctgcaggcctaggggcttggctttatacacctgtggccatggaagtgattttaAGACCTGAATTCAacgatttggatgggtgactgaatacttttggcaatatagggtgtatatatacacacacccacacccgtCACTTCTCCATCTGATCATGttggaaatgtattttttttaacctacTACTCAATTCCTCTGTAATTATTTTGGTCAGTG containing:
- the LOC108412160 gene encoding uncharacterized protein LOC108412160 codes for the protein MNILLLLTLCRVSDAWSIEHLTAVLGETVTISCNYPEKFKSKPKCLAKRFDDSHTIVVSTTEAPKGRFSISDDRRSNTISVNIINVTQEDSGDYSCKVMKGNTLRWIYLEIIARPSSTLKPTTYRHTSPLGTTFTSKGQFTRSSSTLEPTTYRNTSVGQTAFTFDEQFSFAIITACFFIALILLGGLFMMKYRQRQHKTHAAITRCVDSACRGQKTTGGDDENDPPRPNTKQSNSDHQSPNSNMSQSASLSGSDYKKPNSYPNQSLPVYQSTKFNNRSNSDTSQSDSDYENPNPYPNQLNSASQSQSDSVYQSPNSDTSQSDSDYEDPNSFLSQSLSAYQSPNSNTKQSDSVYKSPNSDTSQSDSDYENPNPYPGQSLPAYQSPNSNTNQSDSVYQSLDPKTKDINSVYHTLGPRHIIFK